The DNA segment GATCTGGAAATACAAATCCAAACGAAATGATTTGTTTCTTACCGTTTCCAATAAGATTCGTGAAATTCTTCTTCGAGACGGAGTCGATCCCGCAAAGACGGTTACGGTTCATAGTGGAATCGATTTTTCGTTCACAAAAAAACTTCCGGATCCTGCTCGTTATAAAAAAGAATTTTCCATAAAAAAAGATACAATCGTCATTGGGAATGTTGCGGCTCTTGTGGATCATAAGGATCAGAAGACTCTTTTACACGCGGTTTCTAAAATCGATTCTTCCAAGAATTTTAAACTTTTGATCGTAGGTGAAGGCGATCTCAGAAAAGAATTGGAGACACTCGCTAATACATTAGGAATTCATGATAGAGTCGTTTTTACTGGATACAGAGAGGATGTTCCCGATATTCTCTCTCTTTTTGATATTTTTACCCTAACTTCCAAGGAAGAAGGTTTGGGAACTTCGGTTTTGGACGCTATGGCGGTCGGTCTTCCTGTTGTCGCCACCAAAGGTGGGGGAATCGGAGAGATGCTAACACACGAAAAAGGTTCCTATTTGGCGGAAGTGGGCGATTCGGATTCTCTGGCAAAATATTATGAAATCCTAATTGATGATTCCAGACTTCGTAAATCCTTCGGATTGTTTAATAAGGAATCCGTCAAAAGATTCTCCATTAAAAACACGATTCGCAAAACGGAACTCGCATATTATTCCTTTTTAGGGGAAGAACTTTTTGGAGAAAAAGAATGAAACGTCTTCTGATCATCGACGGACACGCATTTGTATTTAGGGCTTATTTTGCATTCGGCGCATCGAATCTGACCAATTCTAAAACCGGAAAACCGAGCGGGGCTACATTCGGTTTTTTTAAAATGCTCTTCAAGCTTCTTCAAGATTATGCTCCGACTCACGTTGCGATGACCTTTGATCCGGGCGGTCCTTTGGAAAGGGGGAAAATTTTCGAGAATTACAAAGCGACTCGAAAACCTATGCCGGAAGATCTGCGTCCTCAGATCAAAGAGGTGATGGATATCCTCGGTAATATTGGATTTCGCGTTCTTAAACTGGAAGGACACGAGGCGGACGATATCATAGGGACCCTTTGTGAAAATTACAAAGCTACTGCGAAGGAAATTCTCATTTTTTCCGGAGACAAGGACTTATATCAACTATTAGAAAAAAAGAATATTAAGATGCTCCGCGGTAAAAAAGGAGTCACCGAGTTTGTAGAGATCGACGCTCCCTGGGTAAAAGAGGAACTCGGAGTCGATGTAAAACAGATCACCGATTATATGGGAATCGTGGGCGATACTTCGGATAACATTCCCGGAGTGAAAGGAATCGGAGATAAAGGCGCTTCCAAACTTCTTCAGGAATACAAAACCCTCGACGGAATTTATAAGAATCTTGAAAAGATCAAAAATCCTTCGATGAAAACCAAACTCACCGAACAAAAAGAAAACGCGTATCTTTCCAAGGAACTCGCGACGATCAAACGAGATCTGAAGCTGGATATTACCGAGAAAGATATTGAAACTCCGGATTTCAAATCAGACCAGGCGATTCTCTATTTTAAATCGCAGGGATACAATACTCTTTCCAGAGATCTTGCTAAGTCCGCAGGAAAGGAAGTTCCGAAAGACGCAGAGCCGACCGAATCGGCGGAAGGCGCGGAAGAAAAAACGATTCCCGCAGCAGAAAAAGGCGTTTATAGGCTGATTACTTCCGTGGATGAACTTGCAAAGATTTGTAGGGGACTTTTGAAATCTCGGATCATCGCCGTGGATACTGAAACCACTTCTCCAAATCCTGCGATGGCGGATCTTTTAGGCATTTCTTTTTCCAATCAGGAAAAAACCGGCTTCTACGTTTCCGTTCGGAATTCCGCTTCCTTGTTCCAAGATAAGACCTTGACCATGGAAGAAATAAAGGAACATCTCGGACCTATTCTATCCAGCGAAATTCCAAAAGTCGGGCAGAATATAAAATACGATCTCATTGTATTAGAAAATCATGGTTTTGTTTTAAATAATATTCAGTTTGATACCATGTTGGCTTCCTACGTTCTTCAACCCGAAGGCAGACGTCATAATATGGACGCGCTCGCAAAAGATCTTCTGAATTACGATACGATCACATATGACGATCTGGTCGGAACCGGAAAGAAAAAGAAAGAACTCGTAGATATCGATCCGGATCAGGTCGCGGAATATGCGGCCGAAGACGCGGATATTACATTTCGATTGTATCAGGTTCTCAGAAAGTCGATCAAGGATTCCGGCGTAGAGCCGATTCTCCGCCAAATGGAAATGCCTCTCATTCCCGTGCTCGCGGAGATGGAGAAAACCGGGATTTCCTTGGACGTTCCTTATTTTGAAGAACTCGCTCGGGATTTTGATCGTGAGATCCGCCATCTGGAGGGTGAGATTCACAAACAGGCGGGTGGACCGTTTAACATCGCTTCTACGAAAGAACTACAACGAATTCTATTTGATGAACTGAAACTGAGAACCGTTAAAAAAACACAGACAGGTTTCTCCACCGATCACGAGGTTTTGGAAGAGTTGCTCGGAGAACATCCGATCATCGATAAACTTTTAGATTATAGAAAGTATACCAAACTCAAGTCCACTTATGTGGACGCACTTCCGAAAATGGTCAATCCAAAGACCGGACGCGTTCATACGAGTTACAATCAAACCATCGCCGCGACGGGAAGACTTTCTTCCACGGATCCGAATTTACAAAACATTCCGATCCGGGACAAGGAAGGACGTCTACTTCGAAAGGGATTTGTGGCCGGATCCGACGACTATGAAATTTTGAGTTTGGATTATTCTCAGATCGAACTTAGAATCATGGCTCACGTTTCCAAAGATCCGGCGATGCTGGAAGCTTACAATCGCGGTCTTGATATCCATAAAAGAACCGCCGCCGCGTTATACGGCGTTCCCGAAACGGAAGTCAGCGCGGAGATGAGAGACAAGGCCAAGGTAGTAAACTTTTCAGTGATCTACGGAGTGACTCCTTACGGTCTTAGTCGCAATCTTAGAATTCCGAGGGAGGAAGCAAAGTCGTTTATCGAACGTTATATGACACAGTATCCCGGTGTTAAAAGTTATATGGACGAGATGGTCGCGTTCGGCGAGAAGAACGGTTATGTTCAAACTCTAACGGGTCGACGTCGTCCCGTGGTAGATATCAACAGTACTCACAAATCCGCCAAAGAAGCAGCCAAAAGAATCGCGATCAACAGTCCGATTCAGGGAACCAGCGCGGATATGATCAAGATAGCGATGATCGCCATCCATGAGGATATCCAAAGGAACAAATGGAAGTCCAAAATGCTTCTTCAGGTTCATGACGAATTGGTTTTCGAAGTTCATAAGAAAGAAAAAGAGGAATTCAAAGCTGCCATGAAAAAGTATATGGAAACCGCAATGCCTTTGGATGTTCCGATTCTTGTACAGGGAAAATTCGGGATCAATTGGGACGAGGCTCACTGAGTTTTGTAGTACTTCCGACAATTCTTCCGTGAAAAGACGTCGGGGCCCCTCCCGCGTTTGGGTGGAGGAGGCGGGTTCGGAACTCAACACCTGAAGGCCGACCCGTAGGAAGGCATTCATTGAGTTTCTCTACGGATCGCTCGGTCGGAAAACTTCGGGACATTTCCCTATATCAGAAAATTCTAATTTTTTCGAGCAATTTTTTATTTGAAAAGTTTGTCGGAACAAATAAAACAAAAGCTTTTGGGTTGACTTGATAACTGAAAACATGAGTTTTCCGACCCAAAAACAGATCTCTATGAGAAAATAGAATCATGAAAAACCTCATCTCTCGTGCCGATTTTTTAAAACAAACTTCCGCACTTCTGTTTGCTGCGGGGTTTGTTCCATCCTCGTTTGGAAAACTCTCTGCTAAAGAAGGAGCGAAGATGTTGGAAAGAACGATTGAAAAGAGCGGCGAAAAAATTCCTGCAATCGGTTTGGGAACCTGGCAAACGATGGATGTTTCTAAAGATTCTTTAGAACTGAAATCCCTGCAAGAAGTATGGAAAGAATTTATTGATAATGGCGGAAGTGTTGTGGATTCGTCTCCGATGTATGGAAGAGCGGAGGAAATCGTAGGAGTTCTCGCCTCCGAATTGACAGAAGAACGTAGAAAGAAAATTTTTTACGCTACCAAAGTCTGGACTCGCGGGGAGTCTTCCGGAAGAGAGCAGATCCAAAACTCCTTTCAAAAATTAAAAACAGATACGATTGATTTATTCCAAATTCATAATTTGGTGGATGTGGAAACACATCTGAAATTTTTGCGTCTTCTTCAGGAAGAAAATAAAATTCGTTATATTGGTCTGACTCATTACGTATCTTCCGCGTTTCAGGAAATGGAGAGGATCGCGAAATATCACAAACCTGAGTTCATTCAGATTCCATATTCGATCGTTACTCGAGAAGCGGAGAACAGAATTCTTCCCTTTGCGGCAACTAACGGAATTTCAGTATTGATCAATCGTCCTTTTGAAGAAGGCGAACTTTTTAGAAAAGTCAAAGGCAAGGCGCTTCCAGAGTATTTTAAAGATTGGGATTGTGATAGTTTTGGTCAGGCGTTCTTAAAATTTATCCTTTCTCATCCTGCGGTTACCTGCGTGATTCCGGCGACTTCCAAAGTATCTCATCTCAGAGACAATCTGAAGGCGGGTTTTGGCAAATTGCCGGCGGGTAAAGAACGCGATGAGTTTAAAAGACATCTTTTAGAATTTTTTTGAATTTAATTTTCGGAATTACGATCTTGTTGACTCTCGAATTAAAGTAATCGATAACAACGGTTTCGTGGAGATATTATGACTTTAGAAGAATGGAAACAATCCGGATCTTATTTTTCCTATCGAGATTGGAAAATTTTTTATCAAGAAGAAGGGAAGGGTGAAAATTTATTACTCGTTCACGGATTTCCAACGGCTTCTTTTGATTGGGGAAAAATCTGGAAGACCTTATCCAAAAACAGACGTCTGATCGCGTGTGATCTACTCGGTTTCGGTTTTTCATCCAAACCTAAGATCGAATATAGTATTTTTTTACAGGCCGACATTCTCGAAAAATTTTTAAACGATTGCGGTATCAAAGAGGTTTCCATTCTTGCGCACGATCTCGGAAATACGGTTGTTCAGGAATTGCTTGCCCGATTTATCACGCGAAAGAAGACGGGAGTCAAAGGTCTGAGTATAAAAAAAATCACGCTTCTCAACGGAGGAATTTTTCCGGAATCACATCGAGCTCGTTTGATTCAAAAATTGCTTCACAGTCCGATTGGATGGATTCTTTCCTATTTGATGAATCGGAGATCGTTTCAGAAAAGTTTCTCCGCTGTGTTCGGACCAAATACAAAACCGTCTCAAAAGGAACTGGATGATTTTTGGAACTTAGTTTACTCCGGCGGCGGAACTCAAATTGCGCATCGATTGATTCGATATATTCAAGAAAGAAAAACAAACCGAGAACGATGGGTTGGAGCGATACTCAATTCGCCAATTCCGATTCGAATGATCAATGGAATCGAAGATCCGGTAAGCGGGGCTCATCTTGTTTCTCGATATAGAGAACTTTCTCCAAAAGCGGATATCGTAGAACTCAAGGAAATCGGTCATTATCCTCAAGTGGAAGCACCGGAAGAAGTCATACGATCCGTTCTTTAAATTTAAAAACGATCCGCTCTATGTTATACTTGAATCATTCCTTTTCTAGTAAGGGATTCTCCTTGAAAAAAACGGGATCTTAAAGATCCTGATGGAATTACGCGAAAAGCGGATTTCATTCTTGGTAATCTTTTTATTTTTTCATGGCCAAAGCGAGTTATAATAATCCTAGATTTTTTGATTTTGTTTACGATGAATTTTTATCCTCCGTTGTAGACGATCAGACTTCCTCTTTTCAAGAAGGGGTTCTTTTTAATTCTCTCACCAGCGAAAACGTTCTCGAACTTCTGGATATCACCGGGATTCTTCCCGAAATCAAAAAGAAAGGATATGAAAAAGTTTATTTGGAAATTTCAGGAACCGGACAAGACTTTCAAAGGATCGTTCTTACTTCAGAAAAGGAAATCCTTCTTCATCTTCGTTTGAGTATTCACGAATACAGATTGGAGATTAATGATTACTTTTTTAAAGAAAAATATTTGATTATCAATTGGCTTCAGACACGTCATCCGAAATCGCTATCTATGGATAAAAGTCGATTGTATCCCGGACAAGATGTTCCCGGTTTGGGAATCTTTCACCAAATTGCCGATTTTATAGGATTCTTAATTTTATCTTTACGTTTGAATGGGGCGGTCATTCGTCCCGAATATTTTCACGATGCGGTTTTATTTTCTAAGAAATTTCATTTCTTAACTCCGGAAGCACAGGCTTTGTTTCTGGCTCTTCGAAGAGACTTTAAAAAAGAATCGATTCGCGAAATTTCAACGTATCTACATTCGGATAAGATCCAAGATCATAAAAATAAAGTTCAATGGAAAGCGGTGGAGATGATTTTATTTTTGGAAAAAACCCTAAACCCTTTCGTATTCAACAAAAAGTTTGATAAGAAGGTAAGTAAAATACTGGATTCGATCAAACTCAGTATCGTAGAATGAGAATATGTCTCTGTCCGATTTTACTTTAACCGGGACTTCAAGTCCGTAATCAAGAAAGATTTGACTGAGATAGCTTGTCGGAACAACGGAAAGCCATTCTATAAAATTTGCCTGCAATTCGAAGCTTACCTCTTTGTGGAATTCTAGGTTAGTCCTTTTTATTTAGTTTTGAATTCTTTATCAATAGGTTGTTATGGATTGAATGTGAGATACGGCTTCTGAGCCGCGTTTTGTTTATTTCATTGGGGGAATCAAGTCGATTTGTAATTTTATCTTTTTGTAAAGGTCATATTTTGTTTTATAAAAAGCTATAAAAAAGAACTTGTTTTTTGAATCTGTTGATTTCAAAATCTGACTTCGTCGAATTCTATAGAAAGATGGAGGTCAGCATGGAGCAGAGAAAATTTCCTAGAGTGTTGCCCGGCGTAAACGAGGTCATTGAAGTTCAATTGATGGGGCTCAATTTTCTGGATATCTTGAACGCAAAGGACATCAGTATCGGCGGGCTCGCTATAGAAGTCCCGCATTTATTCGAAGGTTGCGATATCAATTCTCCGATCCAAATGATTCTCACCCTTCCGGGTAGAAGTCCGCTCAAACTTGCCGGTAAAGTAAAACGAAAGATTTCGGCTCCCGGAACTTCACTTTTTGGAGTAGAATTCGGATCCTTAGACCCCAAAGCAAAATACCAGATTGAATCGTATATTCAAACTCGTTTGCAAATGGCTTCCTGATTTTCAAAGCTTATCAAAAACTTTTTTCCAAATTAATTTCTCAAAAACGAATCCTTTGTTTATCGTCGCCTTTTTGAATCTTTCGATTTCAATTTTACAGCGCGTCCCAAAATCCCAACTTAATTTGCCAGAAAGATCAAGCTGCAAGAACCTGTCACAGTCTAGGGACAGGTTCTTATAACTTACCATTCTATAAAAATTCTTGGTGATAGACCCATTCGATTTTATCTGTATAAAGGTAGTAACTGGCCGATTCCGAAAAAAATAGATTGAAAATTCGATTTTAAAATTTAAACAAATCTTTTTTGAATTTTACTTTACGAATTCTTACATTTTAGATCGAAAATTCGATCCTCATTTTATAGAAATTGAGTCACCGGAATTTATTTCCTCTGTAATCTGTACGTAACGAGAACGAATATGATGAGTGCAATCTAAAAACCAAAGGATGATTCTTATGAGAACTGGTTTCGTAGAGAACAAACTGAAGATAGAACGAAAACTGGAAGTTCGGATCGCCGAAAACCAGTTGGAGATAGAAAGAACTCTCGCGCTTCGTTATGAAGTTTTTAATTTAGAATTGGGAGAGGGACTTCCTCAATCGGCGGCAACTCGCAAAGACAGAGACGAATACGATCTTTTTTGCGACCATTTGATCGTCGTCGATAAAAACAGAGACGATAAAATTGTTGGAACTTATAGGATTCTTCGCAGATCCGTCGCAAAACAAAATATAGGCTTTTATTCGGATGGAGAATTTAACATCACAAAAATCTACGATTTGGATGCGGAAACCGCCGAGATTGGGAGAAGTTGTGTGCATCCGGATTACAGAGACGGATCGGTGATTTCCATGCTCTGGACAGGATTGGGAATGTATATGCAGAAAAATCACGTTAGATACCTTTTCGGTTGCGGCTCCATTCATCATACCGACGCTCAATCTGCAAACGAGGCGTATGCTTTTTTAAAGGAAAAGAACGCGCTTGCAGGAGAGGAATTTGACGTAACACCTCTTATGGGTTTTGAAATTCCCGGTTTTGATCCGAACTACATCGTAGAGGACATGAAGATAGTTCAAAAAAGAATTCCGGCTTTGATCAAGGGATACGTTCGAGTGGGAGCGCAAATTTGCGGGATTCCTGCTTGGGATCATGTTTTTAAAACCATTGATTTTTTTATTCTCTTTGATATCCGGGATATCGAATCCAAATACGGAAAACGTTATCTGGATTAAAAACTCATCTCTTATCTCGTCGGAACACCCTTGACGGGAGTTTCGGGGTTTTATTAATATCTTTTTAGGCTCTCGATTGCCGATCGATATTTTTTCCGATGAAACAGAATGAAATAGATTTTCAACATCCCAGTACACGGGACCAAATTCGATTTTATTTGTTCGTTGCGATTGCAGGAATTTTGATGATCGGCGCTTATAAACTCGGATCCCCTTCCTACTATTTGGGCTGGTTCGCTTTTTTTATCAGCGCCTTTTCCGTCGCGGGGAACGATGCGGTTCAAACCGTGGGAACGTTTATCGAAAGCAAACGAACCGTTCATTGGATTCCTAAAGTTGCGGTTTTAGGCGGGACGATCGTCATTATTTTTCTCGGTGCTTGGATCTTTCACGATTCGCAAATACATTTCGGACGTTTGGAGAATTTTCCGGAAACTAAAGAATTCAATCTGATTCAACTTCTTGCCCCTTTGATCCTAGTCGTAATTACGAGATTGAAATCTCCCATTTCCACCACGTTTTTGATCTTAGGTTTGTTCGGCGGAAACAATATCGAAAAGATGCTTACAAAATCTTTTTTCGGTTACGGGATCGCCTTTGGGGTCGCGGTTTTGATTTGGGGAATCTTAGTCAAACTCGACCCGAAAGAGTATACCGAAGATCATGCACCGGATCCGAGAAGTGAAAAACGCTGGGCTTTGTTTCAGTGGCTTTCTACGATTTATCTCTGGATCGCCTGGCTGCGTCAGGATGCGGCCAATATTGTCATCTATCTTCCGAGACAATTGTCGATCTTAGAATTCATTCTCGCGATCTCGATGCTTGTTGTCGCTTTAGCGATCATCCTTTATACAAACGGCGGAACGATTCAAGAGATCGTCACCGAAAAATCCGATATACAATGGTCCAAGGCGGCAACCATTGTAGACATCGTATACGGAACCATTTTGATCGTATTTCACGAATGGAGTAAGATGCCCATGTCGACTACTTGGGTGTTTTTGGGAATGCTCGCCGGCCGGGAAATCATTCTGAATTTTATGACTTATAGGGATTTACCGTATTTGGAAACGTTTCGAAAAGTAGGAAAGGACGTTCTTCTCGCTTCTATGGGAATCGCTGTCAGCGTCTTTATCTTTATCTTAGCTTCTCAAATTTATCCCGAAAAAACTTCTGGATTTATGAAGTAGATTGTTTCGTTTTGTTCGCATTTGAAGGAATGTTGTGAATCCGGATATTCGCTAATTCACTCCTGCTTTTACTAATTCAATACCAACGCTTGCGAATTCCAACGGTCCTTGGGGAATCCGATACGCGTTCAAACCCTTCATTCTTAAAATTTCTACGGCTTCTTTGGAAAGAACGCAATATTTACCTCGGCAGTAGGCAACGATTTTCTTGCGTTTAGGAAGAGTTTCCATTCTTGATTTGAGTTCGTTTAACGGAATTGAAATTGATCCCGGAACATGACCTGAATTGTATTCATTTTCAGGACGTACATCGATGAGTATGATATCTTTTGAAACTACTTTTTTTAAAAAGTCTTTATATTCAAGTTCGTTTAATTCTTGTTCGGAATCAAAAAAAGAATCCATTGCAACTCGAATTTCAGCGCTGAATTTTTTCCCTGTGACAGCGACGTTGTCAAAAATAGAAATTCCAGCTTTTTCAATTCGATAGAAAGTATTTCTTCCGTCTTTGCGGTCTGTCACAAGGCGTGTTTCTTTTAAAATTTGAAGGTGATGCGAGGTCGAGGCAACACTCATTCCAATTTCCTTCGATAAAAGATCCACATTCTTATCCGCTTGAAGCAAAAGATCGAGCAATTCGATTCGTTTTGGATCCGAAATCGCCTTCCCGTATTTGGCAAGCATCGAATAGACAAAATTCTTAAATT comes from the Leptospira sp. WS92.C1 genome and includes:
- a CDS encoding glycosyltransferase gives rise to the protein MILHIDTETGWRGGERQLLLLAEGLKKRKIPQLVLGKPGSALERRCSDHNLPFVALEMRGEWDLASVKTIRALVQEKKIRLIHTHTAKAHTLALFAKSKLPQTRLVVSRRVDFSIRKNLFSIWKYKSKRNDLFLTVSNKIREILLRDGVDPAKTVTVHSGIDFSFTKKLPDPARYKKEFSIKKDTIVIGNVAALVDHKDQKTLLHAVSKIDSSKNFKLLIVGEGDLRKELETLANTLGIHDRVVFTGYREDVPDILSLFDIFTLTSKEEGLGTSVLDAMAVGLPVVATKGGGIGEMLTHEKGSYLAEVGDSDSLAKYYEILIDDSRLRKSFGLFNKESVKRFSIKNTIRKTELAYYSFLGEELFGEKE
- the polA gene encoding DNA polymerase I; protein product: MKRLLIIDGHAFVFRAYFAFGASNLTNSKTGKPSGATFGFFKMLFKLLQDYAPTHVAMTFDPGGPLERGKIFENYKATRKPMPEDLRPQIKEVMDILGNIGFRVLKLEGHEADDIIGTLCENYKATAKEILIFSGDKDLYQLLEKKNIKMLRGKKGVTEFVEIDAPWVKEELGVDVKQITDYMGIVGDTSDNIPGVKGIGDKGASKLLQEYKTLDGIYKNLEKIKNPSMKTKLTEQKENAYLSKELATIKRDLKLDITEKDIETPDFKSDQAILYFKSQGYNTLSRDLAKSAGKEVPKDAEPTESAEGAEEKTIPAAEKGVYRLITSVDELAKICRGLLKSRIIAVDTETTSPNPAMADLLGISFSNQEKTGFYVSVRNSASLFQDKTLTMEEIKEHLGPILSSEIPKVGQNIKYDLIVLENHGFVLNNIQFDTMLASYVLQPEGRRHNMDALAKDLLNYDTITYDDLVGTGKKKKELVDIDPDQVAEYAAEDADITFRLYQVLRKSIKDSGVEPILRQMEMPLIPVLAEMEKTGISLDVPYFEELARDFDREIRHLEGEIHKQAGGPFNIASTKELQRILFDELKLRTVKKTQTGFSTDHEVLEELLGEHPIIDKLLDYRKYTKLKSTYVDALPKMVNPKTGRVHTSYNQTIAATGRLSSTDPNLQNIPIRDKEGRLLRKGFVAGSDDYEILSLDYSQIELRIMAHVSKDPAMLEAYNRGLDIHKRTAAALYGVPETEVSAEMRDKAKVVNFSVIYGVTPYGLSRNLRIPREEAKSFIERYMTQYPGVKSYMDEMVAFGEKNGYVQTLTGRRRPVVDINSTHKSAKEAAKRIAINSPIQGTSADMIKIAMIAIHEDIQRNKWKSKMLLQVHDELVFEVHKKEKEEFKAAMKKYMETAMPLDVPILVQGKFGINWDEAH
- a CDS encoding aldo/keto reductase, with the translated sequence MKNLISRADFLKQTSALLFAAGFVPSSFGKLSAKEGAKMLERTIEKSGEKIPAIGLGTWQTMDVSKDSLELKSLQEVWKEFIDNGGSVVDSSPMYGRAEEIVGVLASELTEERRKKIFYATKVWTRGESSGREQIQNSFQKLKTDTIDLFQIHNLVDVETHLKFLRLLQEENKIRYIGLTHYVSSAFQEMERIAKYHKPEFIQIPYSIVTREAENRILPFAATNGISVLINRPFEEGELFRKVKGKALPEYFKDWDCDSFGQAFLKFILSHPAVTCVIPATSKVSHLRDNLKAGFGKLPAGKERDEFKRHLLEFF
- a CDS encoding alpha/beta fold hydrolase; translation: MTLEEWKQSGSYFSYRDWKIFYQEEGKGENLLLVHGFPTASFDWGKIWKTLSKNRRLIACDLLGFGFSSKPKIEYSIFLQADILEKFLNDCGIKEVSILAHDLGNTVVQELLARFITRKKTGVKGLSIKKITLLNGGIFPESHRARLIQKLLHSPIGWILSYLMNRRSFQKSFSAVFGPNTKPSQKELDDFWNLVYSGGGTQIAHRLIRYIQERKTNRERWVGAILNSPIPIRMINGIEDPVSGAHLVSRYRELSPKADIVELKEIGHYPQVEAPEEVIRSVL
- a CDS encoding histone deacetylase translates to MAKASYNNPRFFDFVYDEFLSSVVDDQTSSFQEGVLFNSLTSENVLELLDITGILPEIKKKGYEKVYLEISGTGQDFQRIVLTSEKEILLHLRLSIHEYRLEINDYFFKEKYLIINWLQTRHPKSLSMDKSRLYPGQDVPGLGIFHQIADFIGFLILSLRLNGAVIRPEYFHDAVLFSKKFHFLTPEAQALFLALRRDFKKESIREISTYLHSDKIQDHKNKVQWKAVEMILFLEKTLNPFVFNKKFDKKVSKILDSIKLSIVE
- a CDS encoding PilZ domain-containing protein, coding for MEQRKFPRVLPGVNEVIEVQLMGLNFLDILNAKDISIGGLAIEVPHLFEGCDINSPIQMILTLPGRSPLKLAGKVKRKISAPGTSLFGVEFGSLDPKAKYQIESYIQTRLQMAS
- a CDS encoding GNAT family N-acetyltransferase, with protein sequence MRTGFVENKLKIERKLEVRIAENQLEIERTLALRYEVFNLELGEGLPQSAATRKDRDEYDLFCDHLIVVDKNRDDKIVGTYRILRRSVAKQNIGFYSDGEFNITKIYDLDAETAEIGRSCVHPDYRDGSVISMLWTGLGMYMQKNHVRYLFGCGSIHHTDAQSANEAYAFLKEKNALAGEEFDVTPLMGFEIPGFDPNYIVEDMKIVQKRIPALIKGYVRVGAQICGIPAWDHVFKTIDFFILFDIRDIESKYGKRYLD
- a CDS encoding ArsR/SmtB family transcription factor — its product is MENQKSSREFKNFVYSMLAKYGKAISDPKRIELLDLLLQADKNVDLLSKEIGMSVASTSHHLQILKETRLVTDRKDGRNTFYRIEKAGISIFDNVAVTGKKFSAEIRVAMDSFFDSEQELNELEYKDFLKKVVSKDIILIDVRPENEYNSGHVPGSISIPLNELKSRMETLPKRKKIVAYCRGKYCVLSKEAVEILRMKGLNAYRIPQGPLEFASVGIELVKAGVN